CTTCCTGTCTTATACCCGTCATGAATATTTCCGGCGCATTCTGTGCCAGATGATCGGACGCTGGGTTGAAGACGGCGAAGCGCCGGCGGATCTGGCGCTGCTGGGGGAGATGGTGAAAAACATCAGCTTCGACAACGCCAAAAACTATTTCGCCATTGAACTGGCCTAGCCGTCGCCTACAGGTGCCTTATGCAGAGCTTTATTAAGATTCATGCGCAGGACAACGTGGCGGTCGCCCTGCGGGATTTGGCCGCCGGTGAAACCCTGCAGCTGGATGATGCGCCACGCCTGACTCTGCCGCAGCCGGTGGCGCGCGGGCATAAATTCGCGCTGACGCCGATCGCCGCCGGCGGGACGATCGTTAAATACGGTCTGCCGATCGGCCATGGGGTCACGGCGATTGCGCCGGGGGAGCACATCCACGCGCAGAACGCCAAGACCAACCTGAGCGATCTGGACGACTACCAGTACCAGCCGGATTTCCCGGTGGTGCCGCCGCAGGCGGCGGATCGCGAGGTGCAGATCTATCGCCGCGCCAATGGCGAGGTCGGCATCCGCAATGAACTGTGGATCATTCCGACCGTCGGCTGCGTAAACGGCATTGCCCGGCAGATCCAACGGCGTTTCCTGCAGGAAACCGCCGATGCCGAGGGTATTGACGGCGTGCATCTGTTCAGCCATCCGTTCGGCTGCTCCCAGCTGGGGCAGGATCATGAAAATACCCGCACCATGCTGCAAAACATGGTGCGCCATCCGAACGCCGGCGCGGTGCTGGTGATTGGCCTGGGCTGTGAAAACAATCAGGTCGATGCGTTTCGCGACACGTTGGGCGCCGTAGACGACGCGCGCGTACGTTTTATGGTGTGCCAGCAGCAGGACGATGAAGTGGAGGCCGGTCTGGCGCAGCTGCACGCGCTGTACCAGACAATGCGTGACGACCGCCGCCAGCCG
The nucleotide sequence above comes from Serratia rhizosphaerae. Encoded proteins:
- a CDS encoding UxaA family hydrolase, whose translation is MQSFIKIHAQDNVAVALRDLAAGETLQLDDAPRLTLPQPVARGHKFALTPIAAGGTIVKYGLPIGHGVTAIAPGEHIHAQNAKTNLSDLDDYQYQPDFPVVPPQAADREVQIYRRANGEVGIRNELWIIPTVGCVNGIARQIQRRFLQETADAEGIDGVHLFSHPFGCSQLGQDHENTRTMLQNMVRHPNAGAVLVIGLGCENNQVDAFRDTLGAVDDARVRFMVCQQQDDEVEAGLAQLHALYQTMRDDRRQPGRLSELKFGLECGGSDGLSGITANPLLGRFSDYVIANGGTSVLTEVPEMFGAERILMSRCRDRQTFDKTVAMVNDFKKYFIAHQQPIYENPSPGNKAGGITTLEEKSLGCTQKAGQSPVVDVLKYGERLRQPGLNLLSAPGNDAVATSALAGAGCHMVLFSTGRGTPYGGFVPTVKLATNSELAAKKPHWIDFDAGRLIHGMAMEQLLTQFIDEIVAIANGKAAKNELNDFRELAIFKSGVTL